Proteins from a single region of Paenibacillus sp. BIHB 4019:
- a CDS encoding aminotransferase class III-fold pyridoxal phosphate-dependent enzyme, with product MKTREEQAVFTQSLQWLERVQQLIPSGCSTLAKTPERLFPGETAICCVEARQSRFIDIDGNEWLDCEMAMGTASWGHAREEVQAAIVKQLAKGTSFSVPADVELTAAELILARFEQRYAALRFCKGGADAVSGAVRLARAFTRRPKVMSTAYHGWSDWSAYGYYGGDAEAMGIPAEIRSSTVWVPHASLRRIEDEVRRHGDQLACIVLCPNEWQREELAKVMELAARHSILIIFDEVTSGARMGKQATAGEYGLWPDILCLSKGLANGLPLGVVLGSEPIMRLCGQVKFSSAHSSETIALAALIACEKLMQAAPSWPSWRGGTQKLMAELQAQLDALGLTEELALHGTYASFCLRSRAEQDFYRDPFRAYMMKRLAQQGIFTKGFFVFSDAHSEAELLLVQEALKEVLLEWSKQDHKSSKSAV from the coding sequence ATGAAGACGAGAGAGGAGCAGGCAGTATTTACCCAAAGCCTGCAATGGTTGGAGCGCGTGCAGCAATTGATTCCGAGCGGATGCAGCACGCTGGCAAAGACGCCAGAGCGCTTATTCCCCGGCGAAACGGCCATTTGCTGCGTAGAAGCCAGACAATCCAGATTTATCGATATCGACGGCAATGAGTGGCTCGATTGCGAGATGGCGATGGGCACCGCTTCATGGGGACATGCCCGTGAGGAAGTGCAAGCGGCGATTGTAAAGCAGCTCGCCAAAGGGACAAGCTTCTCGGTGCCCGCTGATGTGGAGCTGACGGCAGCGGAGCTTATACTCGCCCGCTTCGAGCAGCGTTATGCGGCACTGCGCTTCTGCAAAGGCGGAGCCGATGCAGTTAGCGGCGCAGTCCGGCTGGCAAGAGCTTTCACCCGCAGGCCAAAGGTGATGTCGACGGCGTACCATGGCTGGAGCGATTGGTCGGCCTATGGCTATTACGGCGGAGATGCGGAAGCGATGGGGATTCCGGCGGAAATCCGTAGCAGCACCGTTTGGGTGCCGCATGCAAGTCTGCGGCGGATCGAAGACGAGGTGCGCCGGCATGGCGACCAGCTCGCCTGCATCGTGTTATGCCCGAACGAGTGGCAGCGCGAGGAGCTGGCCAAGGTGATGGAGCTGGCTGCACGCCACAGCATTCTAATCATATTTGACGAGGTAACATCTGGGGCAAGAATGGGCAAGCAGGCGACCGCAGGCGAATACGGGCTGTGGCCGGATATTCTTTGCTTGTCGAAGGGGCTGGCCAATGGCCTGCCGCTGGGCGTCGTATTGGGCTCAGAGCCGATTATGCGGCTATGTGGGCAGGTCAAGTTCAGCAGCGCCCATTCGAGCGAGACGATTGCACTGGCAGCGCTTATTGCTTGCGAGAAGCTGATGCAGGCGGCACCGAGCTGGCCAAGCTGGCGCGGCGGCACGCAGAAGCTGATGGCAGAGCTGCAGGCGCAGCTGGATGCGCTGGGACTGACAGAGGAGCTGGCCCTGCACGGCACCTATGCAAGCTTCTGCCTGAGGTCGCGGGCGGAGCAGGACTTTTACCGCGATCCGTTCCGCGCTTATATGATGAAGCGGCTCGCCCAGCAGGGGATTTTTACGAAGGGATTTTTCGTCTTCTCGGATGCTCATTCGGAGGCGGAGCTGCTGCTCGTACAGGAAGCGCTTAAGGAAGTTTTGCTGGAGTGGAGCAAACAAGACCATAAATCCAGCAAGTCAGCTGTTTAA
- a CDS encoding alcohol dehydrogenase catalytic domain-containing protein produces the protein MKALVYQDYRKVELLEMEEPTIVSPTGVKVKIFGSGICGTDLNIVKGKIPANSGTIIGHEGVGTVVEVGPKVRSVKVGDRVLIDPTQSCGICSYCREGLHCYCENFEDHQVGMTIHGTFAEYYAGEERYVFKIPDTMSWEAAMMVEPLGCVLNSFLKARVKPSDSVLVLGSGAIGSLCQLVGKRLGRLTVGTEVDEYRKSFAANIADYVFHPQELTLEKVLEINNGHKFDIIIDAVGNQLHVALELIGKGGRIIPMGYDDSYEVSFKPTDFINNGVNVIGDVAVHQMISTALKFAQSLPELENMVTSTKKLQDYEGAFNETIGYDMSTGAPRAMTSVKTALIS, from the coding sequence ATGAAAGCATTAGTATATCAGGATTATCGCAAGGTGGAACTTCTGGAGATGGAGGAGCCAACCATCGTGTCGCCGACAGGCGTTAAGGTTAAAATTTTTGGCTCGGGCATTTGCGGTACGGATCTTAACATTGTAAAAGGAAAAATCCCGGCCAATTCCGGCACGATTATCGGCCATGAAGGCGTTGGAACCGTCGTTGAAGTCGGCCCTAAAGTAAGAAGCGTTAAAGTGGGCGACCGTGTGCTCATAGATCCTACGCAATCTTGCGGCATTTGTTCTTACTGCCGTGAAGGGCTGCACTGCTACTGCGAAAATTTTGAGGATCATCAGGTTGGCATGACCATCCACGGCACTTTCGCGGAATATTACGCAGGCGAGGAAAGATACGTGTTCAAAATTCCCGACACGATGAGCTGGGAAGCGGCAATGATGGTCGAGCCGCTGGGCTGCGTGCTCAACAGCTTCTTGAAAGCTCGCGTTAAACCAAGCGATTCGGTGCTGGTGCTTGGCTCCGGCGCGATTGGCTCCTTGTGCCAGCTTGTTGGCAAGCGGCTTGGCCGCCTGACCGTTGGCACAGAAGTGGATGAATACCGTAAAAGCTTCGCTGCAAACATTGCTGATTATGTGTTTCATCCTCAGGAGCTGACGCTGGAAAAAGTGCTCGAAATTAACAATGGCCATAAATTCGATATTATTATTGATGCGGTCGGCAATCAGCTGCATGTCGCTCTGGAGCTGATCGGCAAAGGCGGCAGAATTATTCCTATGGGCTATGACGACAGCTATGAAGTGTCGTTTAAGCCGACGGATTTTATTAATAACGGTGTCAATGTTATTGGCGATGTAGCGGTTCATCAAATGATCAGCACGGCGCTCAAGTTTGCCCAAAGCTTGCCGGAGCTCGAAAATATGGTCACTTCAACCAAAAAGCTGCAGGACTACGAAGGCGCATTTAATGAAACGATTGGTTATGACATGAGCACAGGCGCGCCAAGAGCGATGACCTCCGTGAAGACAGCACTTATTTCTTAA
- a CDS encoding MFS transporter — MKLLADLPKNPRYSIFLEPLWAIPGTIVLFYAPLYMKDAGLSDIEIGLINSINLYFAFVFQLFAGSITNKLGRKRTSLIFDLVAWSVPMFIWAFSQSFWLFMIAYLLNATSKFVTVSFNLLIIEDVEERKRPKVFGIMNMIITAAGVLTPLAGFVIADFGIGKTLAVIYFAGGVMMTIMFIVRNRLTEETEAGKELIEVHSQTKVLKSLGASLRLFGKAFYTRRLFPIIIITVLSNFILQLNFFQVVFFKEELHFGDWTISYIPVVTAVTVMVLYLVVIPRLKQRSDEKYVSLSIALCTAGSLLLLFIPSGNVPLLMLTIIILAAGTFILQTYRDALLMNRLGTHEKADMFSAVQTVMTLIAIPSGYLTGLLYNYSPKLLFAVIVALYMVLMAVVFFLPVPTRQQQVMKANHHV, encoded by the coding sequence ATGAAGCTGCTTGCCGATTTGCCAAAAAATCCGCGGTATTCGATTTTTCTGGAGCCGCTCTGGGCGATTCCTGGAACAATCGTTTTGTTTTATGCGCCGCTCTATATGAAGGATGCGGGACTGAGCGATATTGAAATCGGGTTGATCAATTCCATAAACCTGTATTTTGCTTTTGTGTTTCAGTTGTTTGCCGGGTCGATTACGAATAAGCTGGGACGCAAGCGCACCTCGCTCATTTTTGATCTTGTAGCCTGGAGCGTTCCGATGTTTATTTGGGCGTTCTCGCAAAGCTTCTGGCTGTTTATGATTGCTTACTTGTTAAATGCGACGTCCAAGTTCGTCACCGTGTCGTTTAATTTGCTCATTATTGAAGATGTCGAGGAGCGAAAGCGACCGAAAGTTTTTGGCATCATGAATATGATTATTACCGCAGCAGGAGTGCTTACCCCGCTAGCGGGCTTTGTCATCGCCGATTTTGGTATCGGGAAGACGCTAGCCGTCATTTATTTTGCCGGTGGCGTAATGATGACGATTATGTTTATTGTAAGAAACCGGCTGACAGAGGAGACGGAGGCGGGCAAAGAGCTCATTGAGGTACATAGCCAGACTAAGGTGCTGAAAAGCTTGGGAGCCAGCCTGCGACTATTTGGCAAAGCGTTTTATACCCGCCGGTTGTTCCCGATTATAATCATAACGGTACTGTCGAATTTTATTTTGCAGCTGAATTTTTTTCAGGTTGTGTTTTTCAAGGAGGAGCTGCATTTCGGCGATTGGACGATTTCCTATATTCCGGTCGTCACTGCGGTAACGGTCATGGTGTTATACTTGGTCGTCATTCCACGGCTGAAACAACGCTCGGATGAAAAATATGTCAGTCTATCGATTGCCTTATGCACCGCCGGCTCCTTGCTGCTGCTCTTTATTCCTTCCGGCAATGTGCCGCTGCTCATGCTGACGATTATTATATTGGCGGCAGGAACGTTTATTTTGCAAACGTACCGGGATGCGCTGCTGATGAATCGCCTTGGCACGCATGAGAAAGCCGATATGTTTTCGGCCGTACAGACGGTTATGACGCTTATTGCCATTCCCTCCGGTTATTTGACGGGACTCCTCTATAATTACAGTCCGAAGCTGCTGTTCGCCGTCATTGTTGCGCTGTATATGGTGCTCATGGCCGTCGTGTTTTTCCTCCCGGTTCCTACCAGGCAGCAGCAGGTGATGAAAGCGAATCATCATGTCTAA
- a CDS encoding DUF1349 domain-containing protein translates to MINVLNHETRETLAWMNEPSQWHFTEQGGVMIEAPPEADFFCDPSGKHFASSAPFLYAPVKRSFELTARLTVEMKQQYDSGCLMLYVDSDNWCKLCFEFNGRAASIVSVVTKDGWSDDCNSEEIQSDNPYLRINKVEDCVSFYYSSDGEDWRLIRYFGMRTPDEVKAGVVAQCPKGSGSRAEFSFVHLTEPNVESRF, encoded by the coding sequence ATGATTAATGTATTAAATCATGAAACACGCGAAACACTGGCTTGGATGAACGAGCCATCGCAGTGGCACTTCACAGAGCAGGGCGGCGTCATGATTGAAGCACCACCGGAGGCGGATTTTTTCTGCGATCCATCAGGCAAGCATTTTGCCAGCTCGGCTCCTTTTTTGTATGCTCCAGTCAAGCGATCCTTCGAATTAACAGCAAGGCTGACGGTGGAGATGAAGCAGCAGTATGACTCTGGGTGCCTTATGCTGTACGTCGATAGCGACAATTGGTGCAAATTATGCTTTGAATTTAATGGTCGGGCAGCCTCGATCGTCTCGGTCGTCACCAAGGACGGCTGGTCAGATGATTGCAACTCGGAAGAGATTCAGTCGGACAATCCTTATTTGAGAATCAATAAAGTAGAAGACTGCGTGTCCTTCTATTATTCGTCTGATGGCGAGGATTGGAGGCTGATCCGTTATTTCGGCATGCGCACACCTGATGAAGTAAAGGCCGGCGTCGTCGCGCAATGTCCGAAGGGCAGCGGCAGCAGGGCCGAGTTCAGCTTTGTCCATCTCACCGAGCCGAACGTGGAAAGCCGATTTTAG
- a CDS encoding HAD family hydrolase, translated as MSLKAIIFDFDGLIMDTETPWYYAFRDIYQEHGVELSLGLWSRNVGTNFDEFNPFHYLEEALQTPIDHDHIKELSEQKYAVYIGETGLLPGVAELLASVKQRNLHLAVASSSTRDWVHSYLKKLGIFEAFDVIHTSEDVQRVKPDPELYELTLARLGIDASEAIVFEDSPNGLKAAKAAGIRCIVVPNEVTRDLEFLNYDQRLASIAEFDFEAL; from the coding sequence ATGAGTCTGAAAGCGATCATTTTTGATTTCGACGGCTTGATTATGGATACCGAGACACCTTGGTATTATGCTTTTCGGGACATTTATCAGGAGCATGGAGTAGAGCTGTCGCTGGGCCTGTGGTCCCGCAATGTGGGCACAAATTTCGACGAATTCAATCCTTTTCATTATTTGGAGGAAGCGCTGCAAACGCCAATTGACCATGACCATATTAAAGAGCTCTCTGAGCAAAAATATGCCGTTTATATTGGCGAAACCGGGCTATTGCCTGGAGTTGCGGAGCTGCTGGCGAGCGTGAAGCAGCGAAATCTGCACCTTGCGGTTGCGTCCAGCTCTACGCGTGATTGGGTTCATAGCTATTTGAAGAAGCTTGGCATCTTTGAAGCCTTTGATGTGATTCATACCTCTGAAGATGTGCAGCGGGTAAAACCTGACCCGGAGCTGTATGAGCTCACGCTGGCACGGCTTGGCATTGATGCCTCAGAAGCCATCGTCTTTGAAGATTCGCCAAATGGTTTGAAAGCTGCAAAGGCGGCTGGCATCCGCTGTATCGTGGTGCCGAATGAAGTGACAAGGGATTTGGAATTTTTGAATTATGATCAGCGGCTAGCCTCAATCGCCGAATTTGATTTCGAAGCTTTGTAG
- a CDS encoding AraC family transcriptional regulator translates to MQEAIDTGSTYNELPLLITGSGSVTVTEPDRCPGGSPDYKIVNCVGGTGRLVFQEREIQLKEGVAILYFSHTASISCEISETLSIKYLTFTGYLLPAFLQALHIANLTVFQLDPAPQMLIDEIILSQQSTLQERIFTGSALLYMLLIKLKLSKDLYLVPERKEHTPKLSSILTYIKQNYHLDISLSMLAGQLYITEQHLNRMFKKEYAMTPLDFLTRYRLLKAKEMLIHEDAMTANDIAKAVGFNSASYFGSVFKKHEGCSPMVLRKSYKASKSNSAIEASR, encoded by the coding sequence ATGCAGGAAGCAATAGACACAGGCAGCACCTACAACGAGCTCCCCCTATTGATTACCGGATCTGGAAGCGTTACCGTCACTGAGCCCGACCGTTGCCCTGGAGGCAGCCCTGATTACAAAATCGTAAACTGCGTAGGAGGTACAGGCCGCCTTGTTTTTCAAGAACGGGAAATTCAGCTGAAGGAAGGCGTTGCCATTCTTTATTTTTCCCACACCGCTTCTATTTCGTGCGAAATTAGTGAAACGCTCAGCATCAAATATTTAACCTTTACCGGTTATTTGCTGCCAGCATTTTTGCAAGCCTTACATATCGCCAACCTGACCGTTTTTCAGCTGGATCCCGCTCCGCAAATGCTCATTGACGAAATTATTTTAAGCCAGCAATCCACCCTGCAGGAGCGTATTTTCACAGGATCAGCACTCTTGTACATGCTGCTTATCAAGCTGAAGCTCTCCAAGGACCTTTACCTCGTCCCTGAACGCAAGGAGCATACACCGAAGCTGTCCAGCATCCTGACCTATATTAAGCAAAACTATCATCTCGACATTTCCCTATCCATGCTGGCCGGACAGCTCTACATAACCGAGCAGCATTTGAATCGCATGTTCAAAAAGGAATATGCGATGACCCCGCTCGATTTTTTAACCCGCTACCGACTGCTCAAGGCAAAAGAAATGCTCATTCATGAGGATGCCATGACAGCCAATGACATTGCCAAGGCGGTCGGTTTTAATAGCGCGAGTTATTTTGGCTCCGTTTTCAAAAAGCATGAAGGCTGCTCGCCAATGGTGCTGCGCAAAAGCTACAAAGCTTCGAAATCAAATTCGGCGATTGAGGCTAGCCGCTGA
- a CDS encoding uroporphyrinogen-III synthase, whose protein sequence is MGMEALKGKRLVIAGSRKTEEMSAIIEKQGGTALVRSLQGLTLLDEETLEAPLRRFAAEGADWVVLTTGIGSETLASNAEKLDIKEPFLEQLTQASIASRGYKTTAYLKRTGLKAVVSDDDGTVQNLIEKLAEHDFAGQRIVIQLHGEPSPELERFFAAKKAGEVISLLPYKHVPPEVSVLTQLMEELAAGEVDAICFTTAVQVQYLFRYARKIGLEQQLLELFAGQVLAAAVGKVTAEALQLNGVQRYIVPDIERMGAMIIEVAHYYEAQGLTK, encoded by the coding sequence ATGGGAATGGAAGCATTGAAGGGGAAACGACTGGTCATAGCAGGATCTCGAAAAACAGAGGAAATGAGCGCCATCATTGAAAAGCAGGGCGGGACTGCGCTCGTGCGGTCGCTTCAGGGTTTGACGCTGCTGGATGAGGAAACGCTGGAAGCACCGCTGCGGCGGTTTGCGGCGGAGGGGGCAGACTGGGTCGTCTTAACGACGGGTATTGGCTCGGAGACGCTTGCCAGCAACGCGGAAAAGCTGGATATAAAGGAACCGTTTTTGGAGCAGCTGACGCAAGCATCGATTGCTTCCAGAGGCTACAAGACGACCGCTTATCTTAAGCGTACCGGCTTGAAAGCGGTTGTTTCGGATGATGATGGCACGGTGCAAAATCTAATTGAAAAGCTGGCGGAGCATGATTTTGCCGGCCAGCGTATCGTCATTCAGCTGCATGGCGAGCCTTCGCCCGAGCTGGAGCGTTTTTTTGCTGCTAAAAAAGCGGGTGAGGTTATTTCGCTGCTGCCCTACAAACATGTTCCGCCGGAGGTGAGCGTACTTACTCAGCTCATGGAAGAGCTCGCTGCAGGAGAGGTTGACGCGATCTGCTTTACAACAGCTGTTCAAGTCCAATATTTATTCCGCTATGCGCGAAAAATAGGTCTTGAGCAGCAGCTTCTGGAACTATTCGCGGGACAGGTGCTGGCGGCAGCTGTGGGCAAAGTAACTGCCGAGGCGCTGCAATTAAATGGCGTACAACGATATATCGTGCCGGATATTGAACGAATGGGTGCGATGATTATTGAAGTGGCGCATTATTATGAAGCGCAAGGCTTAACCAAATAA
- the nagZ gene encoding beta-N-acetylhexosaminidase, with protein MLKKITSILLASFLVICASSCGSASDRSNSSNGSSSGSNQPATAEAPSPSPTESAAATPAVSPTPTVTEAPDLIKQEIAGMSVDEKIGQLVLVGLEGTSLQEDAIEMINTYHVGGFILYKRNITDASQTLALLNELKKQNKKNPVPLWLSIDQEGGTVSRMPQDFVKIPSAQSIGSKNKPKYAYGIGEAIGAELYALGFNMDFAPVLDINSNPDNPVIGNRAFGSTAESVIASGIETMKGIQSGHVVPVVKHFPGHGDTSVDSHLDLPVVDKSLKQLEQFELLPFKEAIKQQAPAVMIGHLLIPAMDKQYPASLSKAIITDLLRDKLGFTGVVITDDMTMGGITKHFGISDAAVKAVQAGNDILLVGHDAKQQIAVLKALKKAVKTGGISMQALDDSVYRIIRLKSAFTLKDELISRTNVDAVNRQIKKALNASK; from the coding sequence ATGCTAAAAAAAATCACCTCAATACTTCTTGCTTCATTTCTCGTTATATGTGCGAGTTCCTGCGGCAGCGCGAGCGATCGTTCCAACAGCAGCAACGGCAGCAGCTCCGGTTCTAATCAACCAGCCACTGCCGAGGCGCCAAGCCCTTCCCCCACCGAGTCGGCAGCAGCAACTCCAGCTGTATCGCCTACGCCAACGGTGACGGAAGCGCCTGACCTAATCAAACAAGAAATCGCCGGCATGTCGGTTGATGAGAAAATCGGACAGCTCGTGCTTGTTGGCCTGGAAGGTACCTCCCTTCAAGAAGATGCCATCGAAATGATAAATACGTATCATGTAGGCGGCTTTATTTTGTACAAAAGAAACATTACCGACGCTTCGCAGACGCTAGCCCTGCTCAATGAGCTTAAAAAACAAAATAAAAAAAATCCCGTCCCGCTGTGGCTGAGCATCGACCAGGAAGGGGGAACCGTGAGCCGGATGCCCCAGGATTTCGTCAAAATTCCATCCGCCCAGTCTATTGGCAGCAAAAATAAACCTAAGTACGCCTATGGAATAGGTGAAGCTATCGGCGCCGAGCTGTATGCCCTTGGGTTTAATATGGATTTTGCCCCTGTGCTCGATATTAACAGCAACCCGGACAATCCGGTCATTGGCAACCGGGCGTTTGGCTCCACTGCGGAAAGCGTCATTGCCAGCGGCATCGAGACGATGAAGGGCATACAATCGGGACATGTCGTACCCGTTGTCAAGCATTTTCCCGGTCATGGCGATACGTCAGTCGATTCGCATCTGGATTTGCCGGTGGTGGACAAAAGCTTGAAGCAATTGGAGCAGTTCGAGCTGCTTCCCTTTAAAGAAGCGATCAAGCAGCAAGCGCCTGCAGTCATGATCGGCCATTTGCTTATTCCAGCAATGGACAAGCAATATCCCGCTTCCCTATCCAAGGCGATCATTACCGATTTATTACGGGATAAACTCGGGTTTACCGGTGTTGTCATTACGGATGATATGACGATGGGCGGCATTACGAAGCATTTTGGCATTTCGGATGCGGCGGTCAAAGCGGTTCAAGCGGGCAACGATATTCTTCTTGTCGGACATGATGCGAAGCAGCAGATCGCAGTGCTGAAGGCGCTAAAAAAAGCGGTCAAAACCGGCGGCATCTCCATGCAAGCACTCGATGACAGCGTCTATCGGATCATCCGCCTCAAAAGCGCATTTACGCTAAAAGATGAGCTTATCAGCCGTACTAACGTTGATGCAGTCAACCGTCAAATTAAAAAAGCGCTGAACGCTTCTAAATAG
- a CDS encoding GntR family transcriptional regulator, with the protein MPENPAIVPIHSISTHVYMKLKKEILAGELQPGARLIVLEIAGQFQISQAPVREALERLKQEGLIIGVPNKGSVVSNITAKEIKDLFVLREMIEGFAVRQAMPLLTEQDFSELADIIEQMDQAVKQNDILSILELDMDFHGFFYRKCDNGAILTLWKDMKTKLMRFMAISNRHYTTLGLADYHTVLIDVLRKGDVAAAEQAFIDHMHAYKIIHLD; encoded by the coding sequence GTGCCAGAAAATCCAGCAATCGTACCAATTCACTCTATTAGTACACATGTGTATATGAAGCTCAAGAAAGAGATTTTGGCTGGCGAGCTTCAGCCGGGTGCCCGCCTTATTGTACTTGAAATCGCCGGCCAATTCCAGATTAGCCAGGCTCCTGTAAGAGAGGCGCTTGAACGGCTCAAGCAGGAAGGGCTCATTATTGGCGTTCCGAACAAAGGCTCGGTGGTCTCCAACATAACGGCGAAGGAAATCAAAGACTTGTTCGTGCTGCGGGAAATGATTGAAGGTTTTGCGGTCAGGCAGGCGATGCCGCTGCTGACGGAGCAGGATTTTTCCGAGCTGGCCGACATTATTGAGCAAATGGATCAAGCCGTTAAGCAAAACGATATACTGAGCATTTTAGAGCTGGACATGGATTTTCACGGTTTTTTCTATCGCAAATGCGACAACGGGGCTATTTTAACGTTATGGAAGGATATGAAGACGAAGCTTATGCGGTTTATGGCAATTTCCAATCGGCATTACACGACATTAGGGCTGGCAGATTACCATACTGTACTTATTGACGTGCTGCGCAAAGGGGATGTTGCAGCGGCCGAGCAGGCGTTTATCGACCATATGCACGCTTACAAAATCATTCATCTGGATTAG
- a CDS encoding helix-turn-helix domain-containing protein, with translation MLKEEKWLKDDYMLTWMRDRLLQELMSERGGGRTNMKEQLAKLNVNPYFTYPAVALLAPAAYFHHEHDRVGYMEKIREYLQPRIPAGSVLFLDEEHRLVLLFSWVSKKMLDNVQAMLGEQFSDPITIGVGKPCGYLHEVKHSYEQAGQALQHQFYQGIGEIIYYSELRAYVPLQDYPEHKEKELYDACQGATSEGQLEEAVKVFYRSVMRGGPIAISHMYELTLRLLVGMERRVLADTDVAVANKPYEILSILKMKTLHELVRCVSEFVTSLWKAVSPYQGESHRSIIKKTMYYMEQECQHVSLQSVAEKVYMTPTYLSLLFKTNTGKTFIEHLTDIRIDKAKAMLKTTHFKNYEVAEKVGYQDSRYFSQIFKKRVGLSPSEYRESVGH, from the coding sequence ATGCTGAAAGAAGAGAAATGGCTGAAAGACGATTATATGCTGACTTGGATGAGGGATCGCTTGCTGCAGGAGCTGATGTCGGAAAGAGGCGGCGGCCGAACGAATATGAAGGAGCAGCTGGCGAAGCTGAATGTAAACCCTTATTTTACGTATCCGGCTGTAGCTTTGCTTGCGCCAGCGGCTTATTTTCATCATGAGCATGATCGGGTTGGTTATATGGAGAAAATAAGAGAATATTTGCAGCCGCGCATTCCCGCGGGAAGTGTTCTTTTTTTAGATGAGGAGCATCGGCTCGTGCTGCTGTTTTCCTGGGTGTCGAAGAAGATGCTCGATAATGTGCAGGCGATGCTGGGTGAGCAATTTTCCGATCCGATTACGATTGGCGTAGGGAAGCCCTGTGGCTATTTGCATGAAGTGAAGCATTCTTATGAACAGGCAGGGCAGGCGCTTCAGCATCAATTTTATCAGGGCATCGGCGAAATTATTTATTATAGTGAGCTTCGTGCTTATGTGCCGCTTCAGGATTATCCGGAGCATAAGGAGAAGGAGCTGTACGATGCTTGCCAGGGGGCGACGTCGGAAGGGCAGCTCGAAGAAGCGGTAAAGGTGTTCTATCGCAGTGTGATGCGCGGCGGGCCGATCGCTATTTCACACATGTATGAGCTGACGCTGCGTTTGCTCGTGGGAATGGAACGAAGAGTGCTGGCTGATACGGATGTCGCAGTAGCTAATAAACCTTATGAAATTTTATCCATTTTAAAAATGAAAACGCTTCATGAGCTGGTTCGCTGCGTCAGCGAGTTTGTCACGAGCTTGTGGAAGGCAGTGTCGCCTTATCAGGGCGAGAGCCATCGCAGCATCATTAAGAAAACGATGTATTATATGGAGCAGGAATGCCAGCATGTTTCGCTGCAAAGCGTGGCGGAGAAGGTGTATATGACGCCGACCTATTTGAGCCTGCTGTTTAAGACGAATACCGGTAAAACATTCATCGAGCATTTGACCGATATCCGCATCGACAAAGCGAAAGCAATGCTCAAGACGACACATTTTAAAAACTATGAGGTGGCGGAAAAGGTAGGCTATCAGGATTCACGCTATTTCAGCCAAATTTTCAAAAAGCGGGTTGGCTTGTCTCCAAGCGAGTACCGGGAGTCGGTGGGGCATTAG
- a CDS encoding dimethylmenaquinone methyltransferase — MKFDNPEDIRQLTPLWEGERFENGRPKVDEDILRRMRKITLEEAWGPLWNRGYTFQFEGEFKIMHPEQVMVGRAVTAVMVPKRPDLHETLLDYGHEQENRHGFFNQWVIDSLVEDDVVVVDMFDKIHSGTYVGGNLSTAIATRTKRGGAVIWGGIRDNQQVKEIGGINVYFRGSDPTAIADVTMVGMNVPTRIGKAICMPGDVVLGTPAGVIFIPPHLAELTVVQAEKSQVRDVFGFIRLKQQVYSTAQIDAAWNTALWQDFIDWFNNDDAAAEYRHLSWDDELEDAKKREHDGPRSDVRL; from the coding sequence ATGAAGTTTGATAATCCGGAAGATATAAGACAATTGACCCCGCTTTGGGAGGGGGAGCGCTTTGAGAATGGCCGCCCTAAAGTAGATGAAGATATATTGCGCCGTATGCGAAAAATAACGCTGGAGGAAGCGTGGGGTCCGCTGTGGAATCGCGGCTATACGTTTCAATTCGAAGGAGAGTTCAAAATCATGCATCCCGAGCAGGTGATGGTCGGGCGTGCGGTTACGGCGGTCATGGTGCCCAAGCGCCCCGACCTGCATGAAACACTGCTTGATTACGGGCATGAACAAGAGAATCGCCACGGCTTTTTCAACCAATGGGTCATTGATTCGCTCGTGGAGGATGATGTGGTCGTCGTGGACATGTTCGATAAAATTCATAGCGGCACTTACGTTGGCGGCAATTTATCTACGGCGATTGCCACTCGCACGAAGCGCGGCGGCGCCGTGATCTGGGGCGGTATTCGCGATAATCAGCAGGTGAAGGAAATCGGCGGCATTAACGTCTATTTTCGGGGCAGCGATCCGACAGCGATTGCCGATGTGACGATGGTCGGCATGAACGTCCCGACACGTATCGGCAAGGCGATATGCATGCCAGGGGACGTCGTGCTGGGCACGCCTGCGGGAGTTATTTTTATTCCGCCGCATTTGGCTGAGCTGACCGTTGTACAGGCGGAGAAGTCGCAGGTGCGCGACGTATTCGGCTTCATTCGCCTTAAGCAGCAGGTGTATTCAACGGCGCAAATAGACGCTGCGTGGAATACAGCCCTTTGGCAGGACTTCATCGACTGGTTTAATAACGATGATGCCGCAGCGGAATATCGGCATTTGAGCTGGGACGATGAGCTTGAGGATGCGAAGAAGAGAGAGCATGATGGGCCGCGGAGCGATGTGCGTCTATAG